DNA from Sulfodiicoccus acidiphilus:
GCTAAACATCGCGATATGCTATGGGGGGAGGCAGGAGATCCTCGACGCAGTGAAGAAATTAATGTCGTCTGTAGACTTAAGGAACTTCGACCCAGATAAACTGAATGAGGAGCTGTTCAGATCGTACTTCTACTTACCTGACATAGATGACATGGATCTAGTTATAAGGACGTCAGGAGAGATAAGGATAAGTAACTTCCTCCTCTGGCACATCGCATATTCGGAACTGTTCTTCTGCGAAGTGTACTGGCCAGAGTTCAGAAGGATAGACCTATGGAGGGCAATAAGGTCCTTTCAGAAGAGGAAGAGAAACTTCGGGGCTTAGGGAGTGAGTCTTTTCTTATCTCTCGGGAAAGCAACTACGTCCTTTACACTACTAAGACCTGTTAGCATTAGCATAACCCTAGATAGACCCATACCGAAGCCAGCGTGAGGAGGCATGCCATAATCGAACCACCTCAGGAAGAACTCGAAGCTCTGTGGATTGAGCCCGCGCTGTTTAAGCGCTTCCTCCAACACTTCCCTACTACTGTTCCTAGTACTTCCCGACACTATCTCTAGGGACTTATATATCAAGTCGAAACTCTCTGAGACCGTGGGATCGTCCGACCTGGCCTTAGTGTAGAACGGCCTAGCACTGGAGGGCCAGTCAGTTATGAAGTAGAGGTCCTTCCTTAACGCTTTGTTGAGTACCCTGAGGTAAGGGGTACTGAGATCATCGCCGAACTTGACGTCCTCTCCCTCCTTCCTGAGGATCTCTATACTCTCCCTGTAAGTTATCCTAGGTATAGGAAATTCGAATTTAGGTAGTTCGTAGTTTAGTTGTTTCAAACACTCTGAGCACTCACTCCCCACTCCGTCTAACATTCCCTTGATTAGATCCTCCAATAGCTCCATAACGTCGTTATAGTCAAAGAAGGCCGCCTCCACGTCCATACTCACGAACTCCGAGAGGTGGTAGGGGGTATCTGACTCCTCCGCTCTCCATGCAGGGGCGACTTCGAACACTCTCTCTACGCTTCCCGCCAACAGCTCCTTATAGAGCTGAGGACTTTGGGCTAGGAAAGCCTCCCTTCCAAAGTAGATCACAGGGAAAAGCGCGGCTCCTCCCTCTGTGGCCGAGGCTATTATCTTCGGAGTAAATACCTCTAGGAACCCCCTAGCGTAGAGCTTCTGCCTAAAGGCCTTAACGGCGGCGGACTGAATCTTCATCACCGCCTGCATTTCCAACCTCCTGAGGTCCAGGACTCTTTCCCTCAGGCGAGTGTCTATATCTGCGCTCACCTTATCGGAGACGTCCAAAGGCAGGGGGGCCTTCGCCTTAGATAGGATGGAAAGTTCAGAAACCTTAACTTCGATCCCTCGAGGTGCCCTCTTGTCTACCTTCACGGTGCCCTTAACTCTCACCACAGACTCCTGAGTCAACTCTTGAGCTGAGTGAAAGGCTTGGTCTCCCTTCTCGACAACTAACTGCACGATGCCAGTTCCATCCCTTAAAACTATGAACTTCTTTCCTCCTAGATCCCTTAGTGTATGAACCCACCCTGCTAAAAAAATGTCCTTGCCTTCGAGGCTCTCGTTCACTTCCCTCGCGGTGTGCGTCTTGAACATCATTCGACCCTTATCTTGACTGTGGTGGAATATAACTTAGAGAGGGCCCTCTCCAGTTCCAACGTCCCACTAGGGAGATACCTTCTTTCGTTTTTCGATACCCTTACCACATACTGCACTGTCCCGTCAGGTAACCATAGGGTGTTGACTCCAAGAACTCTGGCGGGAGAGAGTAACTGGGATGCGCTGGCCTTTAGGTCGTTGACTTTCTCGACTATCCTGACAGTTTTCACCTTCAACTTCTCTTGGAGCGCTTTGGAAACCTTAACCCACCTGCTCTGTGTCATGTTTGGGCCGCTGGTGACAACGAGAACTAATAAGTGGCCTATCCTTATAGCTCTATGATATACCGAGTCCTTCAGTTCCCTAAATTGAGACTCCTCGAGTTCTAGAAGAACTCTCATTATCTCAACCTCCCCCGAGTCTACATCGCCCGAGTCAACTAGGCCCTGACATCGGTCGCAAAGAAGCCCGCTCCTGACGCACACTGAGTCCAGAGGAATCTTCATCACACTCTCACTTCCTTACCACAACACTTTTGAACTCCTCCCTAAATAATTTAGCTAGGTCCGTCATGCCACTAACCGATCCAGCGCAAGTCCAAATTGTTTACAACAGGGTGTTCGCGAAGAAAGTATGCAGAGAGTGTGGAGCCCTGAACTCTATCAGGGCGGTGAAGTGTAGGAGGTGTCATAGCTACAACCTCAGACCAAAGAAGAAGGAGATAGCGAGCAAGAAGTCCTAATCACACCCTCAGACCTAAGCCACTCAATCTTTCCCTAATACTCTTCGAGTTCTCTTCGAAAAGTTCCACATGTGAGGACAGATACCCTCTATCAAGTTTTATCTTACCGTCTGCCACGTAGATTAGGAGGGACTTGAGTTCCTCCTCGTCCTCCTCTCTGAACGCGTTCAACTTGAGCAGGAAGTAGTCCTCTATTCTGACACCCTTGAACTCCCTCTTCCCCAACCTTACGACTTCTGCCGACTCCAGCACCTTGGGGGGGACGAAAAAGTCCTGCAAGTTATCGTAGAAGTCGACTTGGAGCTGCTGTTCCTCAACGTCCACGATCAACCTAGGCGTATCTATGGGAGTTCTACCCAACTCCCACCCATTTTCTTCAGAGAGCACTATTATGGGTCCCTCATCTAGTAACAACCCGTTCACGAACAAGTCCACATCACTCTCTGTACCCTTCCTCCCTAGCGCCACATCTACCACTGTATCTCCTATCACAACAAATTCGACCCTTTCCCCTATCTTCGCGAGGATGTCGCCGACCTTATCGAACTTAATCATTTGGGTTCGCTATCCCTTCTGTGACGTATGTTAAAACATTTTTACTCCCGCTGGCACCTTAAGGTGCGCCGGGGTGGCCGAGCGGTCAAAGGCGACACCGCCCAAGGGCGGCGCTAAGGGCTGCAGAGAATGCCGAAGAGACCCGTTAAATCGCGGGTTCGAATCCCGCCCCCGGCTTTTCCACATTCTCCTTTAAGAATCAGGAGTAAGTTGAGGAAACCCAATCTGATTGGCCTCAGAGCTGCAGAGATAAAAGTCTTCACCTTTCAGACCGCCCATCGCACATCACAGGCCAGCTGAGGTAATGATTGAAATATATACGTCAGTAGTCATAAGATTTAACTTCCTTGCACTTTCGATCATAGGCTCAACTTTGAAGTACACACAGCGCAACCAACCTAGGATTGGAGCTCTTTCGGAAAAACACCAAAGACTTTAAACTACTGATGTCTAGTAATTCCATGGGCCGGTAGCTCAGCCTGGAAGAGTGCTCGGCTCGCACCCGAGAGGTCCCGGGTTCAAATCCCGGCCGGTCCATTGCAGGGGAACCCACTTCTGTTGAATCTCGCCAAACAACCAAATACAATGTGTACCTGTGGTGTATTTGACCTTCTGTAGCAATCTTTGGTGACCTTAGGCAGTAGATCGAACCCGTTCCTAAACTCCTCAAATCCTACATAACGTGTTCTCGATGGGTTAGTTTTTCTTCCTTTCAACAGAACTACACATAGGGCTTTAGCGTAATTAGACGAGGGTAGTATAAGGCATGTGTCTGGAACAACGATCCTCGTTTAGGCGTCATAGGAACGCTGGACTTCCTCTCCCGTCCTGGAAGGTTCCTCCTCCAAAGGTGTCACTATTTCCACCGTCGATTCGGGATAGCATCTCTAGTCTGGTGGGCAGTAGGGTGGGTCATAGAAGAGCCTAATGGGGGAACCTTCATCAACTACCTCTGATTCCCGCACATCGAAATGTGATGTTGGTTGCTCCTCCCTTTATCCCTAGCCTTGGTAGAGGTTGAGCAAAAGCATCGTTAGAGTCATCGAGAAATTGGCAAACCAAGTTTGAATTACGTCCCTCAAAGCGCAAGGCCCGTCCTTTTTTAACTCCAATTATAGGAATTCGCCTAATTGTTAAGAGAAATTTAGAGTAAGGGTGATCGATTCGTTATCCTCACTTTTAGAACGGTGAGGTTCGCTTCACCGATCGCTGATCTTAGAGCTCTAAACAGTGTACTTGTTCATTATTTCTAACGTTCGGTTCTACGTAATCGAAAACCTTTGCAACTTTTCAAATTTATTGACGGATTCTCTGAAAGAAGGGAATCAAGGAGGAAATTTAATCTACGAAACCACTAGAACGCTCAGAAACCAAGAGGTAAGCGATTTCCATCAACTGAATAGGCACGTCTAGGGGTCCTTCCGCTGAGTAAGAATATAATCTCTCGTCGAAGGGAACTACCCCACACACCGACACTTCAAGTTCTTCACAGAGTCTCCTGAATTTAGAGGAATTGGCTAACTCCTCCGGAACTGGCGGAACCATATTAACTACTAATCCAGCATTTACGGCATGCGTGTGACCTCTAAGGAAGCTCGCCAATGCTATAGTGCTTTTAACGCTAGAAATCGACGAGTCAGTGACGTAGACTCTCTTAGCTACCTCTCCTCCAAAAAGGGGTTCTGTTTTCACCTTCCACCTCGTTATTGGGGGCGGATCCAATACACAGACCTCCTGATTTCTCAACTTGATCAACTCGACCGCGGGACCCTCACCTCTCACTTTGATGCTATTTACTCTCCCTTCTAGACTTCTCCCATTTCCTATCAGTCTCTCAAGGACGTAGGAGGACCAATTAAGAGGATCCATGTCTAGGAGCAGAACTTCCCTCCCCTGCTTGGCCAACTGAAGTGCTAAAGTTGCCGCTACTGTGGACTTCCCCACCCCACCCTTAGCTCCCAGCACTAGGAGGAACATCGATTGAAACTACTAAGCCGTCTTAATAAGGTGTGTAAGAATTCTCCTCGAAGATTTCTAACAGAAATGTTCTATTTTCTGACTCGAGTTGCAGATTTAGACCCTGAGGTGTTAGACTGACAGATGAGAGTCTGCGTAATAGGTGGAGGACACAACGGATTGGTGGCAGCCAACGTTCTAGCCGAGGCAGGTGTGGAAGTGGAGGTCTTCGAAGCTAGGAACGTCCCTGGAGGTCTGGCAGACTCTAGAGAGTTCAAGGGAGTGAAAGTCAGTAGGGCCTCCTACGTACTGGGACTCATGCCTTCTTCACTAGTGAAGAAGTTTGGGATACCTACCATAAAACAGGATCCTTTTCAGACCCTCTTCGTGGACGGTAAGGTCTACCCGTTCTGGAGGGAGCCAGAGAAGAGGAGGAAAGAGCTTCTGACTAGAGGACTAGAGCTCTTCCCCGAGTTCGATCGTAAACTGTTGGAGTTCAAGAAAATGATTGATGAGGAGTTCACCTTCCTTGATTCTCCACCTTCCATGGAGGACGTTAAGGAGGAGGCCAAGCGAAGAGGAGTTGAAGAGATCATGGAACTCTCTTCAGGGAAGTTTTTAGAGCGATACCTCCCTAAAGAACTTCACAGAGCCTTCATTTACCCAGGCATGTACGACTCCCCTGCCTATTTAGTCGCATACTTCTACAGTCCGCAATGGTCGGTGGTCCCTGGAGGTATGGGAACAATTGGAAAGATTTTGGCGCAAAGAGCGCAATCCCTTGGTGCTAAGCTCAGACTAGGCAACTTAGTTTCTAGGATAGAAGCTGAAGGTGGTAGGATTAAGTGGATTGAGTCTGGAAGAAAGAAGTTTCAATTTGACGCAGTGATTTCCGCTACAAGTCCACTAGTGACTTGGAAGCTGATAGGTGAGGCACCGAAGGTTCAATCGATGCGGCCTCATTGGGTGAAGTATAACATGGTCTTTAGGGAGATTCCAAAGCTGCCGGAGGCCCTGAAACCATTCTATGCTTCCATATTGGACATAGAAGCAGGTGAACTACTGTTCCATTCTGCCTCAGACGATTCTCTGGGGGAATAGTAGCCAGCTTCATGGGAAGTTTGGAGGAACTATACGAGCTAATTCCAGATATAAAGGAGAAGATCATAGGGATAGACTTGCTAGATTCAAAGGAGGCCGAGACTGAGTACTACTTACCTGGTGGAGACCTCAATCACCTTCCTATGAAGGTGCCGTACCTTTTTGACGGCAGGCCTGGATACAGAACTGAGTTTCAGGGTCTGTACATGGGAAGTGCAGGGAGTTACCCAGGTGGACAGGTGACTGGGATACCAGGATTTAACGCTGCACAAGCTCTCTTGAAGGACATGGGAATAAAGTAGTCGACTTAGGAGTGGAGCTGAGGTGTGGACCACTTACGAAAACTCCTTTCACTTCTATACTTTGCTCAAGGTAATTGTGCCTCTGAGAGCGGGGAACCATGTTACACATCGGTGGAATCGTTTACATAAGAAGGGGTTAAGGGGGCGGAAAGCCTCTCGCGGACGGCCTCTCCTTTAAATTCAGTTTTTTAGTATATGAGCGACACTGAGGACCTCCCCAGCTCTACTGAGAGCTTAATGGTACTGAGGGAGGGTCGACTACTATCTCTCACTCTCGTTCGTGGGATCCGGAGGTAACTCGACGAGGATCCACCTTTTCGTGGGGAGACTCCGGAGCCCCGACTGCCCACCAAACTAGAGATGTCGTCATGAACTGACGGTGGGAACTGTGAAACCCTTGGAGGGGAACCCTTCTAGGGGGGAAGTCAGCTCTTCACTACTCCAGTGAATTTAGCACTGGACTTTGGGGTTTGAGCTTCTTAGAATTTTCATGAATTTGTATCTAATCCTCAGCCCTTGGGCATCACCAGAGTCTCGGGTTAACCTGCTCATACCCCCCTTTAGCGCGATGACCCCGTTCCACTCCGTGGTATTTCACCCACGGGGGAACCAGCGCGTCTTGAGGTAGATATTCGAAGACGTGTTCAACTGCCTATCGAGGGTGAACCCACACCTCCTGCACTTGAAAGTCCTGCCAACCTTTCGAAAACCCATTCACGTCTGGAACGGGACTTAGACGTAAGACATGGGCGCCTCCTTCACAAAAGAACCGTAAAGAGGAGCCTGATATTTCAAGATACGGTGGATAGTCTCCCAAAAAGTTCTTGAAACCTTCTCAGAAAGAGAATTATTAGCGTCCTGGAACATTGATTGTTTACCCAACTTCTCAACGGCCCATAATAACAGGGGATACGTCTCCACTGACTTTCTCCCCGCCACTAACGGCGAGGCCTTCCGCCCCCTCAATCCCCTATTCTGTAAGCGGTTTACAAATTTGTTAACAATCTCTAACGGGGTTCCTGTCGCGGTGAGAATACTTCTTCAATAACTCATTACCATTCCTACTGTGTTTTGAAGCGAAGGACTGTATTTTACTCTAAGAACAAGTTAAACCCTGATTTTTGCGAAAATTCTTCGTAGTAAACCCACGCTACGAACTGGCACTTCGCGATCCGCTTTAATCTGTGGATAAGGGGATGTGGAGCGAACTTAGGAGATAGCCAACGCTCGAGGCCGTCTAGACCCTCGCACAGGTGACTCGGTGACGTTAACCCATCGTTGAGTAATCGATTATGCTCCGAGGAAACTTCCCGTAAACTTAAGGGGCGTGGGTCTCAGATGGCGAAGTTTTCGATTCCTTGAGGTAAAGGAGCTTACACAGATCGGGTAAACCTTTTATTAGAGGTTGTAAGTAGCGTTTATCGGGCCCGTAGCTTAGCATGGTAGAGCGCTCGGCTGATAAGTGACCTCAGACACCGAGAGGCCGAGGGTTCAAATCCCTCCGGGCCCACTTCTTCTTCCCTTCAAAAACAATGCTATCGAAACCAAGTAGAGTGCTACAAGAATCACAGAGATGGTGGCGAATACCCATAGAAATGGACCGAAAAGTTCCTTGGTGCCTGAACCGAAGATTATGGGGAAAGGTCCAATGAATATCGCCCCTGCCAAACTAGAGGGTACTTGAGATGAAGTGGAGAGTAAAGCGCCCAACAGAACTAGAACAAAGCCCACAAAAGTCACTAAAAAGCCAAGTGCAACTAGCTTCATAGAAAAAGACTCTACGAGGGGCAAATTAATCTTTACCATTATACTGGTTCCCTCGGAAATGCCTACAAACCGACTTCTCGCCAAAGGGCGAAGGTTCCCCCCATCGATTCGGGGTTGCATCTCCCATTAGGGGTAGTCGAGAAGATCGGAGACCCCTCCCATTGAGGTCAATTATCGCAATAACGTCACGGTCATTCTCGTAACCGCAAGAGTGACAACGAAAGAACCTATAGCTGACTTCTTTCATTTTCCTCCCGCACCTTGGACAAAATAATGAAGACTTGGGTTAACATATTCGACAAATAGCCGGTGCTTCTTTGTTTGCCTCTCAACCCAATATCGAATTCTACGGTACTACATCAAGTGTAGCTTATCGTGAAAACTCCTCGGTAGTTTATCTACATTCTAAATTAGGTTTCTGAGAGTCTCTAACTTAATAAATCCCATAAAGGATTCTCCTATTCTCTTTCCACCTCCTAGGATACTTCTTTTGAAGGTTCCCAGCTAACGACTTCCAGTGGTGGACCTCGTGAAGGTGTGTAGGAATTCTAACGTGGTGTACATTTTCCTACAACTACTTCAGCCACGTTAATGTCGACGGCGATGCTCGATTTCGGCTCCATATGGTTTTTAGAACGCGACTTTCAGGAAAGCCTTATCGCCCTTTACCACTAGCCTCCTTCACCTTCCATGCTAAATACTCCTTCAAGTTCCTAGGGTAGCCCAGGATTTGAAGCCTTACCAACACTTGCTATACGACCGTTTTGTCTAAGTCTAGATTATAACTTTAGGTGTTAGCCATACACCTGGCTTATATACGCATCTATCCTCTTTGGGATTATACCATCCCTATAAATTGTTAGGGCATCCCTATAACAATCTTCCGCGATCTTTGATAGCAGGTTAAACTCCTCTCTCGGTTTAGAGTATAAATCCTCGTGGGCTTTCGCTAAAACGCTCTCTCTTGTGAGCTTTGGATGTTCTCCTAATAAATCCTCGTGGGCTTTCGCTAAAACGCTCTCTCTTGTGAGCTTTGGATGTTCTCCTACAACTAGAACGCGACGAAACGTAAGGCTTTCGCGTAGTTGTTCACGAGGGCTGAGAGGGGGATCTGATAGGGGGATCTTCATCGAAGCTGTGGCTCTGATCGCTTTAACCCTCCTAGCCATTAAAGGAATTAGGAAAAAGAAGAACCTAAGTGTAAGGGGTCTTCCGTCCACACCAGAGGCTTTCCGCCCCCTCAACCCCCTATTCTGTAAACTACACCCACCCTTACGGACGTGGTCTCCGCGGGCAAGAAACGATGTTGGTTATCTATCCTTTTAGCTCTAAAGACTTTCTAAACCAAAGCTATTTGCTGGAGCGAACCACCCACGCTACGAACTGGCACTTCGCGATCCGCCTTAAAGGACGATACTCTTGTAGTCGTGGGACAGCT
Protein-coding regions in this window:
- the aspS gene encoding aspartate--tRNA(Asn) ligase, which translates into the protein MFKTHTAREVNESLEGKDIFLAGWVHTLRDLGGKKFIVLRDGTGIVQLVVEKGDQAFHSAQELTQESVVRVKGTVKVDKRAPRGIEVKVSELSILSKAKAPLPLDVSDKVSADIDTRLRERVLDLRRLEMQAVMKIQSAAVKAFRQKLYARGFLEVFTPKIIASATEGGAALFPVIYFGREAFLAQSPQLYKELLAGSVERVFEVAPAWRAEESDTPYHLSEFVSMDVEAAFFDYNDVMELLEDLIKGMLDGVGSECSECLKQLNYELPKFEFPIPRITYRESIEILRKEGEDVKFGDDLSTPYLRVLNKALRKDLYFITDWPSSARPFYTKARSDDPTVSESFDLIYKSLEIVSGSTRNSSREVLEEALKQRGLNPQSFEFFLRWFDYGMPPHAGFGMGLSRVMLMLTGLSSVKDVVAFPRDKKRLTP
- a CDS encoding 50S ribosomal protein L40e, which translates into the protein MPLTDPAQVQIVYNRVFAKKVCRECGALNSIRAVKCRRCHSYNLRPKKKEIASKKS
- a CDS encoding nucleotidyltransferase, whose product is MIKFDKVGDILAKIGERVEFVVIGDTVVDVALGRKGTESDVDLFVNGLLLDEGPIIVLSEENGWELGRTPIDTPRLIVDVEEQQLQVDFYDNLQDFFVPPKVLESAEVVRLGKREFKGVRIEDYFLLKLNAFREEDEEELKSLLIYVADGKIKLDRGYLSSHVELFEENSKSIRERLSGLGLRV
- a CDS encoding P-loop NTPase, yielding MFLLVLGAKGGVGKSTVAATLALQLAKQGREVLLLDMDPLNWSSYVLERLIGNGRSLEGRVNSIKVRGEGPAVELIKLRNQEVCVLDPPPITRWKVKTEPLFGGEVAKRVYVTDSSISSVKSTIALASFLRGHTHAVNAGLVVNMVPPVPEELANSSKFRRLCEELEVSVCGVVPFDERLYSYSAEGPLDVPIQLMEIAYLLVSERSSGFVD
- a CDS encoding transcription elongation factor NusA, which codes for MKIPLDSVCVRSGLLCDRCQGLVDSGDVDSGEVEIMRVLLELEESQFRELKDSVYHRAIRIGHLLVLVVTSGPNMTQSRWVKVSKALQEKLKVKTVRIVEKVNDLKASASQLLSPARVLGVNTLWLPDGTVQYVVRVSKNERRYLPSGTLELERALSKLYSTTVKIRVE
- a CDS encoding TIGR00304 family membrane protein, with product MQPRIDGGNLRPLARSRFVGISEGTSIMVKINLPLVESFSMKLVALGFLVTFVGFVLVLLGALLSTSSQVPSSLAGAIFIGPFPIIFGSGTKELFGPFLWVFATISVILVALYLVSIALFLKGRRSGPGGI
- a CDS encoding phytoene desaturase family protein; this encodes MRVCVIGGGHNGLVAANVLAEAGVEVEVFEARNVPGGLADSREFKGVKVSRASYVLGLMPSSLVKKFGIPTIKQDPFQTLFVDGKVYPFWREPEKRRKELLTRGLELFPEFDRKLLEFKKMIDEEFTFLDSPPSMEDVKEEAKRRGVEEIMELSSGKFLERYLPKELHRAFIYPGMYDSPAYLVAYFYSPQWSVVPGGMGTIGKILAQRAQSLGAKLRLGNLVSRIEAEGGRIKWIESGRKKFQFDAVISATSPLVTWKLIGEAPKVQSMRPHWVKYNMVFREIPKLPEALKPFYASILDIEAGELLFHSASDDSLGE